The following are encoded together in the Fodinibius salinus genome:
- a CDS encoding NAD-dependent succinate-semialdehyde dehydrogenase: MKSINPATEELIAEYEKMSDSTIKSIVQHAAEAQNKWRRKSFDERASHLKEIAQILENNSDEYAELMAREMGKPLPQGKSESEKCAWVCRYYAEYAEEFLEDEIIESDADKSYITYNSLGTVLAIMPWNFPFWQLFRFGAPALMAGNAVILKHAPNVTGCALAIEKIIHQAGVPEQLFRTIVADVDQTQDLIVNPGIAAVTLTGSTRAGKAVASKAGSKLKKTVLELGGSDPYIILDDADIEKAAETCVTSRLLNSGQSCIAAKRFVVVEDKYEQFLDIVHQKMANKQIGDPFNDDTDIGPMARKDLRDKLHNQVQESVKAGAKCILGGEIPDREGAFYPPTILTNITQGMPAYEEELFGPVASVIKVKNEQEAIMVANDTDYGLGAAIFSEDVDRAEEIAAKELQAGCCFINEYVKSDPRLPFGGIKKSGFGRELSQVGIKEFVNIKTVYQA, translated from the coding sequence ATGAAATCTATTAATCCCGCTACTGAAGAGCTTATTGCAGAATATGAGAAAATGAGTGATTCTACTATTAAATCAATTGTTCAACATGCAGCAGAAGCCCAGAATAAGTGGCGACGCAAGAGTTTTGATGAGCGGGCATCGCATCTCAAAGAGATAGCCCAAATTTTAGAAAATAATAGTGATGAATATGCTGAACTGATGGCCCGTGAAATGGGCAAGCCGTTGCCACAAGGTAAATCAGAGAGTGAAAAGTGTGCATGGGTGTGCCGGTATTACGCAGAGTATGCGGAAGAATTTTTGGAAGATGAAATAATTGAATCTGATGCAGACAAAAGCTATATCACCTACAATTCACTGGGAACAGTATTAGCTATTATGCCGTGGAATTTCCCGTTTTGGCAGCTGTTTCGTTTCGGTGCACCTGCGCTTATGGCCGGAAATGCTGTAATCCTAAAACATGCACCCAATGTAACAGGTTGTGCTTTGGCAATAGAGAAAATTATTCACCAAGCGGGGGTCCCTGAACAGTTGTTTCGAACGATTGTAGCAGATGTAGATCAGACGCAAGATCTTATTGTAAATCCTGGAATTGCTGCCGTTACATTAACGGGCAGTACCCGCGCAGGTAAAGCAGTTGCATCTAAGGCAGGTAGTAAGCTTAAGAAAACAGTGCTGGAATTAGGTGGTAGTGATCCGTATATCATTCTTGATGATGCCGACATCGAGAAGGCAGCAGAAACGTGTGTGACATCCAGGTTACTTAACAGTGGGCAAAGTTGCATTGCTGCTAAGCGCTTTGTTGTGGTGGAAGATAAATATGAACAATTTTTGGACATTGTACATCAAAAAATGGCTAATAAACAGATCGGGGATCCCTTTAACGATGATACTGACATTGGTCCTATGGCGCGCAAAGATTTACGAGATAAGCTACATAATCAGGTTCAAGAAAGTGTAAAAGCGGGTGCCAAATGTATATTGGGAGGTGAAATTCCCGATCGGGAAGGTGCTTTTTATCCGCCTACGATATTAACAAATATTACCCAAGGTATGCCGGCCTATGAAGAAGAGTTGTTTGGTCCCGTAGCTTCTGTTATTAAAGTGAAAAATGAACAAGAGGCTATAATGGTTGCTAACGATACTGATTATGGATTGGGTGCCGCTATTTTTTCCGAAGATGTTGATCGCGCTGAGGAAATAGCCGCCAAGGAACTGCAGGCCGGCTGTTGTTTTATTAATGAGTATGTAAAATCTGATCCTCGTCTTCCATTTGGGGGTATAAAAAAATCGGGTTTTGGGCGCGAACTTTCGCAGGTTGGCATTAAAGAATTTGTAAACATCAAGACTGTTTACCAGGCATAA
- a CDS encoding acyl-CoA dehydrogenase: MEFLKESFGFLYQYPLWAVITTMVIVSVLFAAWGTPLLIWGAAGFIALWGFSAPTWAFWVYAGLIVLFNVKPVRRTLLSGPLMKLLEAINFLPAISETERTAIEAGNVWVDAELFSGKPDLDRLANESYPELTEDEQAFLDGPVEELCGMVDDWDVFVRKGFTDEVWEFMREHKFFGLIIPEKYGGLNFSATAHSAIVSKLASRCGPLATTVMVPNSLGPAELLMHYGTDEQKDHYLPRLATGEEMPCFGLTEPTAGSDAGAMTAEGEVFKGDDGELYIRLNFTKRYITLAAISTVIGLAIKLHDPENHLGNGEFPGITCVLVPSETEGIKLGRRHDPLGVPFYNCPIDGKDAVVSVDQIIGGPENAGDGWQMLMESLGVGRGISLPAQSTGGAKVATRALGAYTAVRRQFGINIGKFEGIEEPMARIGGSTYLLDAARRYTCGALDTGEKPSVVTAIAKYNFTEIARDIINDAMDIQGGAGISRGPRNILAHQYIAMPIAITVEGANILARSLMIFGQGAIRCHPYAYDEINALTEGDTRKFDSAFWGHIGHVVRNTGRALLMSITRGKFTSTPVSGAASKYYKKLSWASASFALLADIALGSYGGGLKIKEKISGRFADILSWMYLATATLRRYEAEGNQKEDKIFFEWAMEHAFGQIQEAFDAIYEDISVPGLSWLFQGPIALWSRVNRIGSRPSDKLGHKVAQAMQKRGAQRDRMTDGIYMPEDIDQAMGRYEHALESLEKAEPVYKKIHKATKKKELPKTQPRFVIDEAKEKGIITDEEAELIRKAEDARVELVQVDEFTLEEYENQTPSTPELKDSAEAENVAG; encoded by the coding sequence ATGGAATTTTTAAAAGAAAGTTTTGGATTTTTATATCAGTATCCACTTTGGGCGGTTATTACAACTATGGTCATTGTGTCTGTATTGTTTGCCGCATGGGGAACGCCGCTTTTAATATGGGGTGCCGCTGGATTTATAGCCCTGTGGGGCTTTTCGGCACCAACTTGGGCATTCTGGGTTTATGCCGGCCTTATTGTACTGTTTAATGTAAAACCCGTTCGCAGGACGTTACTATCTGGTCCGCTGATGAAGTTATTGGAGGCGATTAACTTCTTGCCGGCCATATCAGAAACGGAGCGTACGGCTATAGAAGCAGGTAATGTTTGGGTGGATGCCGAGCTGTTTTCTGGTAAGCCGGATCTTGATCGCTTGGCGAATGAGTCGTATCCCGAGTTGACTGAAGACGAGCAGGCTTTTCTGGACGGTCCTGTAGAAGAGCTTTGCGGGATGGTTGATGATTGGGATGTATTTGTGCGTAAAGGTTTTACAGATGAAGTTTGGGAATTTATGCGGGAGCACAAATTTTTCGGGCTGATTATTCCCGAAAAGTATGGTGGACTTAATTTTTCTGCAACGGCACACAGTGCTATAGTATCTAAACTTGCGTCACGGTGTGGCCCTTTGGCAACGACGGTAATGGTACCGAACTCATTGGGTCCGGCAGAATTGCTGATGCACTACGGAACGGACGAGCAAAAAGATCATTATTTGCCACGATTGGCTACCGGAGAAGAAATGCCCTGTTTTGGGCTTACCGAACCTACCGCTGGTTCTGATGCCGGGGCAATGACAGCTGAAGGAGAAGTATTCAAAGGAGATGACGGAGAGTTATACATCCGTCTAAACTTTACGAAACGGTACATTACGCTGGCTGCTATTTCTACGGTTATTGGATTGGCGATAAAGTTACACGATCCGGAGAATCATCTGGGTAATGGTGAGTTTCCCGGTATTACTTGTGTGCTTGTTCCGAGTGAGACTGAAGGGATTAAATTAGGACGTCGTCACGATCCGTTGGGCGTGCCATTTTATAACTGTCCCATTGACGGCAAAGATGCTGTAGTCTCTGTTGATCAAATTATTGGTGGTCCCGAGAATGCCGGTGACGGTTGGCAAATGTTGATGGAGTCGCTAGGCGTGGGTCGTGGTATTTCATTGCCCGCCCAAAGTACCGGCGGTGCTAAAGTAGCAACCCGAGCACTGGGAGCTTACACTGCCGTTCGACGACAGTTTGGTATCAATATTGGAAAGTTTGAGGGTATCGAAGAACCGATGGCCCGTATAGGTGGTTCTACTTATTTGTTAGATGCTGCACGTAGATATACTTGCGGCGCGCTCGACACTGGCGAAAAACCATCGGTGGTTACGGCTATTGCCAAGTACAATTTTACGGAAATTGCCCGTGATATTATTAATGATGCAATGGATATTCAGGGAGGAGCTGGAATTTCACGTGGACCTCGAAATATTCTGGCCCATCAATATATTGCTATGCCTATTGCCATTACGGTAGAAGGAGCTAATATTTTGGCCCGAAGCCTTATGATATTTGGACAGGGGGCAATCCGTTGCCACCCCTATGCGTATGATGAGATTAATGCCCTTACGGAAGGTGATACTAGAAAGTTTGATAGTGCTTTCTGGGGGCATATTGGTCATGTAGTACGTAATACAGGTCGTGCATTATTAATGAGTATTACCCGCGGCAAATTCACCTCGACGCCGGTAAGCGGTGCGGCCTCGAAGTATTATAAGAAACTGTCTTGGGCATCTGCCTCCTTTGCCTTACTTGCTGATATTGCATTGGGATCATATGGCGGGGGACTTAAAATAAAAGAAAAGATAAGCGGACGCTTTGCTGATATCCTTAGCTGGATGTATTTGGCTACTGCTACACTTCGACGCTATGAAGCTGAAGGAAATCAAAAAGAAGACAAAATTTTCTTTGAATGGGCGATGGAGCATGCCTTTGGCCAAATTCAAGAGGCTTTTGATGCTATTTATGAGGATATAAGCGTTCCGGGATTAAGCTGGTTATTTCAAGGTCCCATTGCACTGTGGTCCAGGGTAAACCGTATTGGTAGTCGGCCTTCCGATAAGCTTGGGCATAAAGTTGCACAGGCTATGCAAAAAAGAGGAGCCCAGCGTGATCGAATGACGGATGGTATCTATATGCCTGAGGATATTGATCAGGCAATGGGCCGATATGAACATGCGCTTGAATCGCTCGAAAAAGCAGAGCCTGTTTATAAGAAAATTCATAAAGCAACCAAGAAAAAAGAACTGCCTAAAACACAGCCGCGTTTTGTCATTGATGAAGCCAAAGAGAAAGGTATCATCACGGATGAAGAGGCAGAACTGATCCGAAAAGCAGAAGATGCACGCGTAGAACTTGTGCAGGTGGATGAGTTTACGCTGGAGGAGTATGAGAATCAGACGCCTTCGACTCCCGAACTAAAAGACAGTGCCGAGGCTGAAAATGTAGCAGGATAG
- a CDS encoding PA0069 family radical SAM protein, whose protein sequence is MSDSIQNSIRGRGASDNPGNRFEGYYTDYDLDDETGEKPSQDTKLIPDDSNEILSENDSPDIPFTYSLNPYRGCEHGCIYCYARPTHEYLGFSAGLDFESRIMVKYDAAQKIRSTFASPKWMPEPIVFSGVTDPYQPIEGELEITRDCLEVCMEARNPVSIITKNYRVTRDIDLLEKLSKYNAVHVTLSVTTLDRDLARVMEPRTSQPPRRLKAIERLTKKGISVGVNVAPIVPGLTDHELPDILEAAKDAGATYAGYTIVRLPYGVKDLFQDWLKQHFPNRKEKVLNRIRNIRSGKLNESEFGQRFHGEGEFADQIRNLFNIQTERLGFNEEPVKLSTKYFKRPEEGQLNLFKT, encoded by the coding sequence ATGTCAGATTCAATACAAAATTCCATACGAGGACGGGGCGCATCCGATAATCCGGGTAATCGTTTTGAGGGCTATTATACAGATTACGATCTTGACGATGAAACTGGTGAAAAGCCGTCGCAGGATACCAAGCTTATTCCTGATGACAGTAATGAGATTCTTTCCGAGAACGACAGTCCGGATATTCCGTTTACGTATAGCCTCAATCCATATCGGGGATGTGAGCATGGTTGTATTTATTGCTATGCACGGCCCACGCATGAATATTTGGGTTTTTCGGCCGGACTCGATTTTGAGTCGCGGATTATGGTCAAGTACGATGCGGCGCAAAAAATACGTTCTACATTTGCCTCCCCAAAATGGATGCCCGAACCTATCGTGTTTAGCGGTGTTACGGATCCCTATCAACCCATCGAGGGAGAACTGGAAATAACCAGAGACTGTTTAGAGGTATGTATGGAGGCTAGAAATCCCGTGAGTATAATTACAAAAAATTACAGAGTAACGCGGGATATTGATCTTTTGGAAAAGCTTTCAAAGTATAATGCTGTTCATGTAACACTTTCGGTAACGACGCTCGATCGCGACTTGGCTCGAGTGATGGAGCCGCGAACGTCACAGCCACCGCGTCGCCTTAAAGCCATCGAGAGATTAACTAAAAAGGGCATCTCTGTAGGCGTAAATGTAGCTCCCATTGTCCCTGGATTAACAGATCACGAACTTCCGGATATTTTGGAAGCAGCAAAAGATGCTGGAGCAACTTATGCCGGGTACACTATTGTTCGTTTGCCATACGGTGTCAAAGATCTGTTCCAAGATTGGTTGAAACAACATTTTCCGAATCGAAAAGAAAAAGTGTTGAATAGAATCCGTAATATACGCAGTGGAAAGCTAAACGAAAGCGAATTTGGGCAGCGGTTTCATGGAGAGGGAGAGTTCGCCGATCAAATAAGAAATTTGTTTAACATACAAACGGAACGATTAGGCTTTAATGAAGAACCCGTTAAACTGTCAACTAAGTATTTTAAGAGACCAGAAGAGGGGCAATTAAATTTATTCAAAACGTAA
- a CDS encoding Lrp/AsnC family transcriptional regulator has protein sequence MSGYNLDDIDRKILTILQQDGRIPNNKLADKVGLTTTPTLERVKRLEREGIIKGYGARVDEEAIGKGLVVFCSLRLAVHQMHTLDEVCERIDEMSEIQTCYHITGDSDFLLKIVVKDMSAYENFMHDKLTRLPGIERIYSNIVLSTKKENHHLPIDED, from the coding sequence ATGTCTGGTTATAATTTAGATGATATTGATAGAAAGATTTTAACCATCCTTCAACAGGACGGACGTATCCCCAATAATAAATTAGCTGACAAGGTTGGCCTTACGACAACGCCTACTTTAGAGCGTGTAAAGCGCTTGGAGAGGGAAGGTATTATCAAAGGATATGGTGCCCGGGTAGATGAAGAAGCAATTGGAAAAGGTTTAGTCGTTTTTTGTTCGCTTCGGCTGGCGGTGCACCAGATGCATACATTAGACGAGGTTTGTGAGCGCATTGATGAGATGTCAGAGATTCAGACCTGTTATCACATAACCGGTGACTCTGACTTTTTGCTGAAGATTGTCGTCAAAGATATGTCGGCCTATGAGAATTTTATGCATGATAAACTAACCCGACTGCCGGGGATTGAGCGTATCTATAGTAATATTGTGCTGTCCACGAAAAAAGAAAATCATCATCTTCCGATAGACGAGGATTAA
- a CDS encoding trans-sulfuration enzyme family protein, producing MNKSKFSIESETVHADHPKSDPFGSHVMPIYQTSTFKFDSVADGRKFFAHEEGGATHSYSRLGNPTVDRLESILARLEGLGLPDNKEISALAFSSGMAAISTALIAMAKEGTVIAQPALYGCTGQFLKEEAPELGIDTHFLNLNDLDALDKALNDNPDVKVIYAETIANPTMEVSNISAIADLAEAYDVTFVVDNTFATPYHLRPLEHGADIVVHSATKYLNGHGTLIGGAVVGRNTIFEEFNLATYRKNLGGVMSPFEAWLLLNGLKTFSLRMERHAENTMKIAEYLDQHEAVSNVFYPGLHSHPDHDLASDIFEDGYGGVLSFELKGGFDSGVELMENVDLCTLAVSLGTADTLIQHPASMTHSVMDEELRLQAGITDGLVRLAVGIEKGDDIIADLTQALAKVEPVTI from the coding sequence ATGAACAAATCAAAATTCAGTATCGAAAGCGAAACTGTACATGCAGATCATCCCAAAAGTGATCCGTTTGGTTCACATGTAATGCCGATTTACCAGACTTCAACCTTCAAATTTGATTCTGTAGCAGACGGTCGCAAATTTTTTGCTCATGAGGAGGGTGGAGCAACGCATTCTTATTCAAGGTTAGGTAATCCAACTGTAGATAGATTGGAAAGTATACTTGCTCGGTTGGAAGGTTTGGGTTTACCAGACAATAAAGAAATTTCAGCTCTGGCATTCAGTAGTGGTATGGCGGCAATAAGCACTGCATTGATTGCTATGGCGAAAGAGGGAACAGTCATTGCACAACCCGCCCTTTATGGCTGCACCGGACAGTTTTTGAAAGAGGAGGCTCCGGAGCTGGGTATTGATACGCATTTTTTGAATTTGAATGATCTGGATGCTTTGGATAAAGCCTTGAATGATAACCCGGATGTGAAGGTGATTTATGCTGAAACGATTGCCAATCCAACAATGGAGGTATCAAATATTTCTGCAATTGCTGATTTGGCTGAAGCTTACGATGTGACATTTGTTGTTGATAATACCTTTGCTACACCGTATCACCTACGGCCACTGGAGCATGGAGCAGATATTGTGGTACATTCAGCTACAAAGTATTTAAATGGTCATGGCACGCTCATTGGTGGGGCAGTAGTTGGTCGGAATACTATTTTTGAGGAGTTTAACCTGGCAACGTATCGAAAAAATTTGGGCGGCGTCATGAGTCCTTTTGAAGCCTGGTTGCTGTTAAATGGGTTGAAAACGTTTAGCCTGAGGATGGAGCGCCACGCTGAAAATACGATGAAGATTGCAGAATACTTGGACCAGCACGAAGCTGTTAGTAATGTATTTTACCCGGGACTACATTCTCATCCAGATCATGATTTAGCGTCTGATATTTTTGAGGATGGTTATGGAGGAGTATTAAGTTTTGAGCTCAAAGGTGGTTTTGATTCCGGTGTGGAGCTCATGGAAAATGTTGATCTTTGCACGCTGGCCGTGAGTTTGGGTACGGCCGATACACTGATTCAGCATCCTGCCTCAATGACGCATTCAGTGATGGATGAAGAGTTGCGTTTGCAGGCGGGTATTACTGATGGATTAGTCCGCTTGGCTGTTGGTATTGAAAAGGGGGATGATATTATTGCTGATTTAACCCAGGCATTGGCTAAGGTTGAGCCGGTAACGATTTAA
- a CDS encoding energy transducer TonB, which yields MVDTDGKVKNAKILREIGGGFDKEALRAVRNLIFEPGKQRGKSVQVRMTIPVVIQLQ from the coding sequence GTGGTTGATACTGACGGGAAGGTCAAAAATGCTAAAATCCTCAGAGAAATTGGTGGTGGATTTGATAAAGAAGCACTTCGCGCAGTCCGTAATTTAATATTTGAACCTGGCAAACAACGAGGAAAATCCGTTCAGGTTCGTATGACTATACCCGTTGTTATTCAGTTACAATAA
- the pdxH gene encoding pyridoxamine 5'-phosphate oxidase, whose product MGGNKDKADIAQIRRDYSLEKLSASSINDDPIKQFSVWFEKAIEADLIDANAMTLSTASQKGQPSSRIVLLKGVDKKGFRFYSNYASRKGKELAKNPYASLCFYWAPHERQVRIEGKVEQLNRQESAAYFQARPRLSQIGAWASKQSTKVSSREELESRFKKIKKRFAGKDIPLPDFWGGYLLRPERMEFWQGREGRLHDRICYKKKTEGWESFRLAP is encoded by the coding sequence ATGGGTGGAAATAAAGATAAAGCGGATATTGCTCAAATTAGGCGCGATTACTCACTCGAAAAATTATCAGCATCATCAATTAATGATGATCCGATAAAACAGTTTTCAGTTTGGTTCGAGAAAGCCATTGAGGCTGATCTCATAGATGCGAATGCAATGACACTTTCAACCGCATCTCAAAAGGGTCAGCCATCTTCGCGGATTGTATTATTAAAAGGAGTCGATAAAAAAGGGTTTCGTTTTTATAGCAACTATGCCAGCCGAAAAGGAAAAGAATTAGCTAAAAACCCATATGCTTCGCTTTGTTTTTATTGGGCGCCGCACGAACGCCAGGTTCGTATTGAAGGCAAGGTAGAACAATTAAATCGACAAGAGTCTGCAGCATATTTCCAAGCGCGTCCCCGCTTAAGTCAGATTGGAGCATGGGCATCAAAACAAAGTACTAAGGTCTCATCCCGTGAAGAGCTTGAATCTCGCTTTAAAAAAATTAAAAAACGTTTTGCAGGTAAAGATATACCTTTGCCTGATTTTTGGGGTGGATACTTGTTGAGGCCTGAACGAATGGAATTCTGGCAGGGTAGAGAAGGTCGGCTGCACGATCGTATTTGTTATAAAAAAAAGACAGAAGGGTGGGAGAGCTTCCGCCTTGCGCCCTAA
- a CDS encoding vWA domain-containing protein: MTKYSTILYSTAILLMAGLFISCSNSTGTEEKPVEEALVVGTQVSSDFLNTGEFDVLGTPLDEDRKSILSDVVGAKITLDSLSGNTSSKIARKNSRVVFGKNKPVSDITVDIRSRAVNQAGNDPFAISLDIDGSGSMSNNDPNRTRVQGAKDFVDEFSQNASNFEISIFTYEGDPNRSFLSNSELLSEFSSNTSALKDSVDNVEASGGTPTYPSLLEVLEYSEQEKPHQSNERGIVLLSDGYPNSTALRDSVCKVANNMDSPIYSIGLGPASDLSNNPDPDAVQEMRDISTCTGGSYSGIDPNNNSVNASSLYRNIAIATSKGNIQFKAKLSGSGFSNLQPGTILYFTLKLATGNGQAEAFFSFSVPSTN; the protein is encoded by the coding sequence ATGACTAAATACTCTACAATTTTATATAGTACAGCTATTCTATTGATGGCTGGATTATTCATCAGTTGTTCAAATAGCACGGGTACAGAAGAAAAACCGGTTGAAGAAGCCTTAGTAGTTGGTACGCAGGTATCTTCAGACTTTTTGAATACTGGTGAATTTGATGTGTTAGGTACACCGTTAGATGAAGATAGGAAGAGCATACTTTCCGATGTAGTGGGTGCAAAGATAACACTCGACTCACTTTCAGGAAATACAAGTAGTAAGATTGCCCGAAAGAACAGCCGGGTCGTCTTTGGAAAGAACAAGCCTGTCTCAGATATAACTGTTGATATTCGATCGAGAGCAGTGAACCAAGCGGGAAACGACCCTTTTGCAATTTCTCTTGATATCGATGGTAGTGGAAGTATGAGTAATAATGATCCCAATCGTACGCGGGTGCAGGGAGCAAAAGATTTTGTGGATGAATTTTCACAAAATGCGAGCAACTTTGAAATTAGTATATTTACTTATGAAGGTGATCCTAATCGGTCCTTTTTATCTAATTCAGAACTTCTATCTGAGTTCAGTAGTAATACTTCAGCGCTCAAAGACTCTGTTGATAATGTAGAAGCCAGTGGTGGTACACCTACGTATCCATCTCTGCTTGAAGTTCTGGAGTATTCCGAACAGGAGAAACCTCATCAGTCAAATGAACGAGGAATAGTATTACTTTCTGATGGTTATCCAAACAGTACCGCTTTACGAGATAGTGTATGTAAGGTAGCCAATAACATGGATTCGCCTATTTATTCGATTGGGTTGGGGCCAGCCTCAGATCTTAGTAACAATCCGGATCCGGATGCTGTGCAGGAGATGCGGGATATATCTACTTGTACAGGAGGAAGTTATTCTGGCATTGATCCTAATAATAATTCTGTAAATGCCTCATCACTTTATCGGAATATTGCCATCGCTACATCAAAAGGGAATATTCAATTTAAGGCTAAGCTTTCAGGATCAGGATTTAGTAACCTCCAGCCGGGTACTATACTGTACTTTACCCTCAAGTTGGCTACAGGTAATGGACAGGCAGAAGCCTTCTTTTCTTTTAGTGTCCCCTCTACTAATTAG
- a CDS encoding thioredoxin family protein, whose product MSETPSTMLELGTQAPDFKLFDTINNQLVSLSDFNNAKGLLVVFICNHCPYVKHIIDEFVVTAKDIQQKGIGVVTISSNDVENYPEDSPVKMASFAREKKFSFPYLYDGNQQVAKAYRAACTPDLFLFDENDELAYRGQFDDSRPGNDKSVTGSDLREAVEMLFDGKTMDDQKPSAGCGIKWKKGNQPEYIS is encoded by the coding sequence ATGTCAGAAACACCATCTACCATGCTGGAACTTGGAACCCAAGCTCCGGATTTCAAACTATTCGATACTATAAATAATCAGCTAGTTTCACTGAGTGATTTCAATAATGCCAAGGGATTACTCGTGGTTTTCATCTGTAACCATTGTCCGTATGTAAAACATATTATTGATGAATTTGTGGTAACGGCTAAAGATATTCAACAAAAGGGAATTGGTGTTGTAACTATTAGCTCGAATGATGTAGAAAACTATCCCGAAGATAGTCCGGTAAAAATGGCTTCATTTGCCAGAGAAAAGAAGTTTTCATTTCCGTATTTGTATGATGGGAACCAACAAGTTGCAAAGGCTTACCGTGCTGCCTGTACTCCCGATTTATTCTTGTTCGATGAAAATGATGAGCTTGCCTATCGCGGACAATTTGATGATAGCCGTCCCGGCAATGATAAATCAGTTACTGGTAGCGATCTTCGCGAAGCGGTTGAAATGTTGTTTGATGGCAAAACGATGGATGATCAAAAACCCAGTGCTGGCTGTGGTATTAAGTGGAAGAAAGGCAATCAGCCAGAATATATTAGTTAA
- the trmB gene encoding tRNA (guanosine(46)-N7)-methyltransferase TrmB produces the protein MGVNKKQRFEEVASFDHVSELTDFQDEKSEKPRGRWNKDIFGNSNPNIVELACGKGTYTLELARRNPQKNYIGIDIKGARIWKGATCARDKQLENVHFLRIYIDHLHEYFGPAEIDDLWITFPDPYPKGSDRNKRLTSPKFLRIYQKVLHPEGKVRLKTDSDKLFSFTQQVITDTSCEQIDIVEDIYRQKSNNKLLTIQTDYEKEHLAKGRTISFISFSLPDDPI, from the coding sequence ATGGGAGTAAATAAGAAACAGCGATTTGAAGAAGTAGCTAGTTTTGATCATGTATCAGAACTGACTGATTTTCAAGATGAAAAGTCGGAAAAGCCCAGAGGCAGGTGGAATAAAGACATATTTGGAAATTCAAATCCCAATATTGTTGAGTTGGCCTGTGGTAAAGGCACTTATACCTTGGAGCTGGCACGAAGGAATCCACAGAAAAACTATATTGGAATTGATATTAAGGGAGCTCGTATTTGGAAGGGGGCTACTTGTGCTCGTGATAAACAGCTCGAAAATGTGCATTTTTTGCGTATTTATATCGATCATCTGCACGAATATTTTGGTCCTGCTGAAATTGACGATTTATGGATTACTTTTCCTGATCCCTATCCAAAAGGGAGTGATCGCAACAAACGGTTGACATCCCCTAAGTTTTTGAGGATTTATCAAAAAGTATTGCATCCTGAAGGGAAAGTGCGTCTTAAAACCGATAGCGATAAGCTATTTTCATTTACGCAACAGGTGATTACGGATACCTCTTGTGAGCAGATCGATATTGTAGAAGATATATATCGACAGAAGTCTAATAACAAGCTGCTTACTATTCAAACGGACTATGAAAAAGAACATTTAGCGAAAGGCCGAACTATTTCATTTATTAGTTTTTCTTTGCCTGATGATCCCATATAA
- a CDS encoding TetR/AcrR family transcriptional regulator: MAQATEKKLKKRITEAARQVLLAEGYRNFSLRKIAREIGVSATSIYLHFENKDDLVHTLMERAISRLNDQLENEISKYEDPISKLEALAHEYVSYALNHPREYQVIYLISSDEMTRYPKDKFRKARRGYEIVTEVLEEGVKSGLISESQPRMAAYTFWAQLHGVMSVVLSQRLDKRIEQEEFIQEAIEHIIKGYQVRTALKES; this comes from the coding sequence ATGGCTCAAGCCACAGAAAAAAAATTAAAGAAACGCATAACTGAAGCTGCACGGCAGGTATTGCTTGCTGAAGGCTATCGCAATTTTTCGCTTCGTAAAATTGCTCGAGAAATCGGTGTAAGTGCTACCAGTATTTATTTACATTTTGAAAACAAGGATGATCTGGTACATACACTAATGGAGCGGGCAATTTCTCGACTCAATGATCAGCTCGAAAATGAGATAAGCAAGTATGAAGATCCTATTTCAAAACTTGAAGCTTTGGCTCATGAATATGTTTCGTATGCCTTGAATCATCCCCGGGAGTATCAGGTAATTTACTTAATCAGCTCGGACGAGATGACCCGGTATCCCAAAGATAAATTTCGTAAGGCACGCCGTGGTTATGAGATTGTAACCGAAGTGCTTGAAGAAGGCGTGAAATCGGGACTAATTTCGGAAAGTCAGCCGCGCATGGCAGCTTATACATTTTGGGCACAATTACACGGCGTTATGTCTGTGGTACTTTCACAGCGTTTGGATAAGCGGATTGAACAGGAAGAGTTTATTCAAGAAGCTATTGAACATATTATCAAAGGATATCAGGTTCGTACTGCATTAAAAGAAAGCTAA